TCGGGACATTCTGCGACATGTCCGAATTTGCCGCCATCGCCGTTTTCCTGGTCCTCGGGGTCGGGTTTGTCCTGTTTAACTTCCTGCTGTCGAAGCTGATCCGTCCCAAAAACCCCAATCCGATCAAGCAGTCGACCTACGAATGCGGTGAGACGCCGGTCGGGCCGGCGTGGATTCAGTTCAATGTGCGGTTCTACATCTTCTGCCTGATCTTCGTGATTTTCGATGTCGAGATCGTCTTTCTGTTCCCGTGGGCACTCGTCTTCCAGTCGCTAGGGCTCTTTGCATTTG
The sequence above is drawn from the Candidatus Zixiibacteriota bacterium genome and encodes:
- the ndhC gene encoding NADH-quinone oxidoreductase subunit A → MSEFAAIAVFLVLGVGFVLFNFLLSKLIRPKNPNPIKQSTYECGETPVGPAWIQFNVRFYIFCLIFVIFDVEIVFLFPWALVFQSLGLFAFVEMVIFVGILMFGLLYAWKKGLLRWY